GAATGCGGTGCATGGCCTCAATGGCGATCTGGAGCAGATCGCGACGGACTGGCGTCTCAGGCATGGAGTCCCCCGTTTCGTGGGCGCGTGAATCGCGGCGAGCACTACAGCGTCAGCAGTATATTCCCCGTCGCCAGATCGAGTCAAGCGCGTCGGGAGCACCTCGTGAGCACCTCGATCTTGGGCGTCCCTGCGCCATCGCCTGTGCATTCGTAGAGCATGAGGGATGGCCTCTCCTACCGTTACTGCACCTCCACCAAGTACCACAGCGTCGGCGCCTGCAGCGTAAGCTGCTTGCCCTGCTGGGGCGTGACACCCGCCAGCGGCATCCCCGCACCGTCGAGGGGCGTGATCTTCAGCGCCCGTCCGGCCGTGCAGTTCAGCGTGACCTGCTCAGCGATCGTCGGGCCGGTGCCCCACTTGTTACTCACCGTCCGGCGCCGCTCGTCCCACTGCATGTTCTGGTTCTCGACCCGCGAGGCCGCCACCAGCAGCATGCGCTTCGACTGCGCGAGGGGGAGATTGCCCAGGCTGGTCAGCGCCACGACGCAGTGGCCCGTCTGGCCGGGCGTGGGCTTGATCGTCAGCGCGCCCCACTGCAGCGTCTGGTCGGCCAGCCGCCCCGCTGCCAGCTTCGTCTTCGGCGCGTCCACGAGGAACGCCTTGTGCTCCGGCGCTACCTCGCCCCACCGCACCTCCCGCGTATCTGAGACGGACTGCTGGTCCTCGGCGACGTCGAGCTTGTCCCCACGCAGCTCCCCGCTCTTCGTCCATTCCAGGGCGATGCGCTGGCGCACCGACGCCCAGCGCGGGAGGCCGGCCTTCTCCCACAGGCCGTGGAAGTCGCCGCGCGCCTCGGCTACGAGGGCCTCGACCTGGCTTTCGGGCACCCGAAGCTTCGCCAGGCCCGTGGCGGCGTGCACGTCGCCCCGGCGGAAGAGGTTCGCCGCCACCGGCGCGAAGGCCACGACCGCCGGATCGCTGACCATGGTGAAGTAGCCCTGCAGGCGCGCCTGCGACCAGTCCGTGGGCGTGGAACCGTAGTCGAACTGGAACAGGCCGTCCCAGTCCTGCAGCCCGGCGAAGGCCGCCAGCATCGGCAGGCCCTCGGCGCGGTAGTCGCTGGGGGCCGGGTGGTCGTACTCGCTGATGGTGTAGGGCTTGCCGGCCTGCCGTCCGCGGGCCAGGGCGGTGAGGGTATCGTTGCCGGGCGCGTCGCTCATCGGCGAGTTGCCGATGAACCAGTTGGCGCCATCCCACGGCCGCCCGGGGAAGGACGGGTGCTGCCAGTACGAGTGGTTGTCCACGTAGTCGAGCTTGCTCTCGCGCCACGCGCCGCCGAGGCCGCCGTAGGAAGCCTGGGTGTCAATGACGTTGGCCTGCAGCCCCAAGTCCTGCTTGAGGTACTGGTACAGGCCCTGGGTGTACTGGCGCTCCAGGCCCATGATGCAGGCGGCCCAGTCGCGCTGCGCCGCCTGGGTGGCGTTGGCGGAGGCGAAGGGGATGTTGCCGGCTTCGAGCGTCTGGCCCTCCCCCAGCCCCACGATACCGCCGATGCGGAGGCTCACCCCGCCGATCCACATGTCGCCCAGCGTATTGCCGCCGTTGAAGCTGATGCGGACGTGATTGGGGTTGACGTTGCGCGCGCGGAAGGCGAAAGTGAACTCGCGCCACTGCGTGTCGGCCTTGACCGAGGTATCCAGACCGCTGTTGCGCCAGTCGGCGACATCCCAGCGCACGGACACGTTCACATCGCGCTTGGGTTCGGCCTTGATCTGGAAGCGGAGGGTGTAGACCTGGCCGTCGGTGAGGTTGTGGCCCACCTGGTGCACCTGGAAGTCCCAGGGGTTCACGCCCAACTGCACGAGCTTGGCGTGCAGCGCTTTGCCCACTGCGGCATCGTCCACGACCTCGAAGACATCCTCGCCCGGGTGCTTGCTCTCCAGCACCCACTCCTTGGTGCCCTGGGCCAGGTCCCGGTTGCGCAGCAGCTCCTCGCCCAGCGGCTGGCTGCCCTCATCCCACGCTTTGCGCAGGGCCTCGGTGGTCTGGTACTTGCCCTTCAGGAAGCCGTGCCAGTAGCCGGTCAGCTCCGCCTTGTAGGGCTCGGCGATGTCATTGAGCTTGCTGCTGAAGGCGGAGCCCAGCAGGCTGTTCTCGTTGTTCATCTCGACCAGGAGCACGCACGGCTCGTTGATGTACCTGGTCTTGGTGTAGGGGTTCTCGTGGGTGAGCAGGTCGCGGGCATACTCGCGCTGCTTCTGGATCATGCCGGCCACGAAGTTGTCGAGGCCCTTGTCGTAGTTGCCCAGCGTGTTGTCCTCGACGAAGCCGTCGTCCTTGCCGAGCGTGCGCGAGACGTGCAGGTTCAGGTTCACGTAGATGCCGTTCTGCTTGAGCTGGTAGATGAACCAGTCGAGCCGGTCGAGCTGCTCGGCATCCATGTGCTGCTTGTCCTTGTAGGCCTTGTCCCAGATGCCGCTGGGCTTGTAGTGGCAGTCCATGTGGTGGAAGCGCACGACGTTGAAGCCGATGGCGGCCATGCGTTTGGCGATCAGCGGGGCCAGGGCCTTGTCGGGGAAGGCGGTGGCGAAGGTGACATTGGTGCCGAGGAAGCGCAGACGCTGGCCGCGTCCATCCACGAAGTGGCCGTCCTTCACGCGGACGAAGCCGTTCTGCCCGGCCGGCACGGCGTTGGCCTCGGCCATGTTCAGCGGGCTGGCGGGGTTGATCTCACCGATGACGAAGGGGAACCAACCGGCCGGGACGTCGGCGCGAACGGACGAGAGGACTACGAGGCAGACGAGCAGAATCAGGGCGCGCATGGCATCCTCCGTAGGGGCGCAGTTCATTGCGCCCGATGGCCCCTGGCGCGATGAATCGCGCCGCTACACCGTCACCGGCAGCTTCCCCCGGCATGGCAGCTCCCCGAGCAGCGCGCGGACCGAGGCGTCGAGGCTGAAGTCGTCCGCGCCGTAGCCGAGGATGACCGGCAAGCCACCCGGCAGGTCCGACAGGGCATAGGGTGACTCAAACAGCAGCATCGTGCGCAGCTTCCCGGTCTGGGCCAGCCGCTGCCACAGGTCCTGCTGCGGCGCCGGCAGGCGCACGCCCTCGCCCTTGTAGCACACGATGTGGGCGAAGGTCGCGCCCACGACGGCGGAGGCCCGGCCAGCCGCCTGTAGCGCCTGCTGTGTCTCCTCGGCGGTGGGCGTCTCGTTGAAGACGAGGGCCTCGCCGCCCAGCCGCTCCTGCAGCGCCGCCGCCAGAGGGTGCCGGCCCTGCAGGCCAGTGGCCTTCTGCTCGTCGGC
This is a stretch of genomic DNA from bacterium. It encodes these proteins:
- a CDS encoding carbohydrate binding domain-containing protein, coding for MRALILLVCLVVLSSVRADVPAGWFPFVIGEINPASPLNMAEANAVPAGQNGFVRVKDGHFVDGRGQRLRFLGTNVTFATAFPDKALAPLIAKRMAAIGFNVVRFHHMDCHYKPSGIWDKAYKDKQHMDAEQLDRLDWFIYQLKQNGIYVNLNLHVSRTLGKDDGFVEDNTLGNYDKGLDNFVAGMIQKQREYARDLLTHENPYTKTRYINEPCVLLVEMNNENSLLGSAFSSKLNDIAEPYKAELTGYWHGFLKGKYQTTEALRKAWDEGSQPLGEELLRNRDLAQGTKEWVLESKHPGEDVFEVVDDAAVGKALHAKLVQLGVNPWDFQVHQVGHNLTDGQVYTLRFQIKAEPKRDVNVSVRWDVADWRNSGLDTSVKADTQWREFTFAFRARNVNPNHVRISFNGGNTLGDMWIGGVSLRIGGIVGLGEGQTLEAGNIPFASANATQAAQRDWAACIMGLERQYTQGLYQYLKQDLGLQANVIDTQASYGGLGGAWRESKLDYVDNHSYWQHPSFPGRPWDGANWFIGNSPMSDAPGNDTLTALARGRQAGKPYTISEYDHPAPSDYRAEGLPMLAAFAGLQDWDGLFQFDYGSTPTDWSQARLQGYFTMVSDPAVVAFAPVAANLFRRGDVHAATGLAKLRVPESQVEALVAEARGDFHGLWEKAGLPRWASVRQRIALEWTKSGELRGDKLDVAEDQQSVSDTREVRWGEVAPEHKAFLVDAPKTKLAAGRLADQTLQWGALTIKPTPGQTGHCVVALTSLGNLPLAQSKRMLLVAASRVENQNMQWDERRRTVSNKWGTGPTIAEQVTLNCTAGRALKITPLDGAGMPLAGVTPQQGKQLTLQAPTLWYLVEVQ